A stretch of the Halorussus salinus genome encodes the following:
- a CDS encoding YgaP family membrane protein: MDYQQNVGGIDRIVRGVLGIWLVAVAISALFDEKRVTAATAAIAGAGLLRNAQAQHCGGNALLGIDTTSDESAK, translated from the coding sequence ATGGACTACCAGCAGAACGTCGGCGGCATCGACCGCATCGTCCGGGGCGTCCTCGGCATCTGGCTCGTCGCCGTCGCCATCAGCGCACTCTTCGACGAGAAGCGCGTGACCGCGGCGACTGCGGCCATCGCGGGCGCGGGACTCCTCCGGAACGCCCAAGCACAGCACTGCGGCGGCAACGCGCTGTTGGGCATCGACACGACTTCCGACGAATCGGCGAAGTGA